Proteins co-encoded in one Gossypium arboreum isolate Shixiya-1 chromosome 11, ASM2569848v2, whole genome shotgun sequence genomic window:
- the LOC108455364 gene encoding oleosin G-like — MAERNNPTHQQQQQRPSRANRTVVPSSTFLQKIQSHAPNTTHFLGFLLLFFVSATTLLILTGLTLTATVFGLVFFMPVIVVSSPVWFPICTLLFLTAVGFMSACGFGVAVAAGSTWMYRYFRGMHPPGSDRVDSARTRIYDTASHVKDYAMEYGGYLQSKVKDAAPGA, encoded by the coding sequence ATGGCGGAACGTAACAATCCCACCCACCAGCAACAACAACAACGACCGTCGAGAGCCAACCGCACCGTCGTCCCATCCTCCACTTTCCTACAAAAAATCCAATCCCATGCACCCAACACCACCCACTTTCTCGGCTTCTTACTCCTCTTCTTCGTTTCCGCCACCACTCTCTTAATCCTCACTGGACTTACTCTCACCGCCACCGTCTTCGGGCTCGTTTTTTTCATGCCGGTGATCGTCGTTTCTAGCCCCGTTTGGTTCCCGATATGCACCCTCCTGTTTCTCACCGCCGTTGGGTTCATGTCGGCTTGTGGCTTCGGAGTCGCCGTCGCGGCGGGGTCGACATGGATGTACCGTTACTTTAGGGGAATGCATCCACCTGGGTCGGACCGGGTTGATTCAGCTCGGACCCGGATTTATGACACGGCTAGCCATGTTAAGGATTATGCTATGGAATATGGTGGATATTTGCAAAGCAAGGTTAAGGATGCTGCTCCTGGTGCATGA
- the LOC108454428 gene encoding mitochondrial intermediate peptidase, mitochondrial isoform X1, whose translation MWSFIKNREPNIHMKRLFEPFLSYRHFRTRAVDRQNTSSTGLYGFDHLKSPKGFQRFVDEAIERSSELIDYISGMPSSAEIIRAMDEISDTVCSVVDSAELCRQTHPARGFVEEANKASMKINVYLHFLNTNHTLYNAVKKAEQDGHLLTEEARRAALHLRIDFEKGGIHLPSGKLDRVNQLNMDAHKLCREYGENIINDPGYVDIFPASRIPRQIQHLLKPIYRLTSGVSKESLGSYEDEQEEVFRIMTEPRTLFSVLQLTPDEQVRKMAYLKGNSVPHANHEVLDKLINSRHELAQIMGCKSYAEFVMQLNMASSPEVVVSFLLEMSNMVKEKADEEFNTIRNLKRDVCGQRCVDLEPWDEAYYTTMMKSSAYSLDSAVVASYFSLPQCIEGLKLLVKSLFGARFDSVPMAPGESWHPDVLKMCIHHPEEGDLGFLYLDLFSRKGKYPGCATFAIKGGRKISETEYQLPVMALVFNFSRSHDSSIVRLNHGELETLFHEFGHALHALLSRTDYQHFAGTRVALDFAETPSNLFEYYARDYRVLKKFARHYSTGEVIPEKLVKSLNGARDMFAATELQRQIFYSLVDQTLFGEQLSVPRDTNSIVAHLKRQHSNEKHVEGTHMHIRFSHFLTYGAGYYSYLYAKCFAATIWKKLCQEDPLSPTTGTLLRTKLLQYGGAKEPADLLTDLVGDGIIRYHNGGIVPDVTSCLEEMKLLDDKNRHIGK comes from the exons ATGTGGAGCTTTATAAAGAACCGTGAGCCTAATATCCATATGAAACGTCTATTTGAGCCGTTCCTTAGTTACCGCCATTTTCGAACCCGCGCCGTCGACAGACAAAACACATCCTCCACCGGTCTTTACGGTTTTGACCACTTGAAGTCCCCTAAAGGCTTCCAACGCTTCGTCGATGAAGCCATTGAGAG GTCATCGGAGCTGATTGATTATATATCTGGCATGCCATCTTCAGCTGAAATAATCCGAGCCATGGACGAGATTTCGGACAct GTCTGTTCTGTTGTTGATTCCGCTGAACTCTGTAGACAAACTCATCCAGCTAg aGGATTTGTCGAGGAGGCTAACAAAGCATCGATGAAAATTAATGTATATCTACAT TTTCTCAATACAAATCATACTCTTTATAATGCGGTGAAAAAGGCAGAGCAAGATGGTCATTTGCTTACTGAGGAAGCTCGTAGAGCAGCTCTCCACTTACGTATTGACTTTGAGAAGGGTGGCATTCATCTCCCTTCTG GAAAATTAGACCGAGTTAATCAGCTAAATATGGACGCTCATAAGCTATGCAGAGA GTATGGTGAAAATATTATTAACGACCCAGGTTATGTGGATATCTTTCCAGCATCACGCATCCCAAGACAAATACAACATCTCCTTAAGCCTATCTATCGTCTGACATCTGGAGTGTCAAAGGAGTCCTTAGGCTCATATGAAGATGAACAAGAAGAGGTTTTCCGGATCATGACAGAGCCACGTACTCTATTCTCTGTTCTACAATTGACACCAGATGAACAG GTTAGGAAAATGGCATATTTGAAAGGGAATTCCGTCCCACATGCAAACCATGAAGTTCTTGATAAACTTATAAATTCCAGGCATGAGCTTGCTCAG ATAATGGGCTGTAAATCCTATGCTGAATTTGTAATGCAACTAAACATGGCTTCATCACCAGAGGTGGTGGTATCCTTTTTGCTTGAGATGAGCAACATGGTCAAAGAAAAGGCAGATGAG GAGTTTAATACAATCAGAAATTTGAAGAGAGATGTATGTGGCCAAAGATGTGTAGATCTAGAACCATGGGATGAGGCATACTACACAACAATGATGAAATCTTCTGCCTATAGTTTGGACTCCGCT GTTGTGGCATCATATTTCTCTCTGCCACAGTGTATTGAGGGCTTGAAACTTCTGGTAAAGTCACTCTTTGGTGCAAGATTTGATAGCGTTCCCATGGCACCTGGTGAATCATGGCATCCTGATGTGCTTAAAATGTGTATCCATCATCCTGAAGAG GGTGACTTAGGGTTTCTGTACCTTGATCTATTCTCAAGGAAAGGCAAATATCCAGGTTGTGCCACTTTTGCAATTAAAGGAGGACGAAAAATATCTGAAACTGAATATCAACTCCCT GTTATGGCCCTTGTTTTCAATTTTTCAAGGTCGCATGATTCATCAATTGTGAGGCTTAATCACGGTGAACTAGAAACTTTGTTTCATGAGTTTGGACATGCTCTTCATGCATTGCTCTCAAGAACG GATTACCAACATTTTGCAGGCACAAGAGTGGCTCTTGACTTTGCTGAGACACCTTCGAACCTATTTGA GTACTATGCTCGGGATTACCGAGTCCTGAAAAAATTTGCTAGACATTATTCAACAGGAGAAGTAATACCTGAGAAGTTGGTAAAGTCGCTAAATGGTGCAAGAGACATGTTTGCAGCAACCGAATTGCAACGTCAG ATATTTTATTCTTTGGTTGACCAAACACTTTTCGGAGAACAATTGTCTGTGCCAAGAGACACCAATTCTATTGTTGCCCATTTGAAAAGACAACACAGCAATGAGAAGCATGTTGAGGGGACACACATGCATATCCGATTCAGTCACTTTCTCACCTACGGTGCTG GTTACTACAGCTACTTGTATGCCAAATGTTTCGCGGCAACCATATGGAAAAAGCTATGCCAAGAGGACCCTCTATCACCGACAACCGGAACATTGCTCAGAACAAAACTTTTGCAATACGGAGGAGCCAAAGAACCCGCTGATTTGCTGACCGATCTAGTTGGTGATGGGATCATAAGGTATCATAATGGAGGGATTGTTCCTGATGTCACAAGTTGTTTGGAAGAAATGAAACTCCTTGATGACAAAAATCGGCATATAGGTAAGTGA
- the LOC108454428 gene encoding mitochondrial intermediate peptidase, mitochondrial isoform X2 — protein sequence MWSFIKNREPNIHMKRLFEPFLSYRHFRTRAVDRQNTSSTGLYGFDHLKSPKGFQRFVDEAIERSSELIDYISGMPSSAEIIRAMDEISDTVCSVVDSAELCRQTHPARGFVEEANKASMKINFLNTNHTLYNAVKKAEQDGHLLTEEARRAALHLRIDFEKGGIHLPSGKLDRVNQLNMDAHKLCREYGENIINDPGYVDIFPASRIPRQIQHLLKPIYRLTSGVSKESLGSYEDEQEEVFRIMTEPRTLFSVLQLTPDEQVRKMAYLKGNSVPHANHEVLDKLINSRHELAQIMGCKSYAEFVMQLNMASSPEVVVSFLLEMSNMVKEKADEEFNTIRNLKRDVCGQRCVDLEPWDEAYYTTMMKSSAYSLDSAVVASYFSLPQCIEGLKLLVKSLFGARFDSVPMAPGESWHPDVLKMCIHHPEEGDLGFLYLDLFSRKGKYPGCATFAIKGGRKISETEYQLPVMALVFNFSRSHDSSIVRLNHGELETLFHEFGHALHALLSRTDYQHFAGTRVALDFAETPSNLFEYYARDYRVLKKFARHYSTGEVIPEKLVKSLNGARDMFAATELQRQIFYSLVDQTLFGEQLSVPRDTNSIVAHLKRQHSNEKHVEGTHMHIRFSHFLTYGAGYYSYLYAKCFAATIWKKLCQEDPLSPTTGTLLRTKLLQYGGAKEPADLLTDLVGDGIIRYHNGGIVPDVTSCLEEMKLLDDKNRHIGK from the exons ATGTGGAGCTTTATAAAGAACCGTGAGCCTAATATCCATATGAAACGTCTATTTGAGCCGTTCCTTAGTTACCGCCATTTTCGAACCCGCGCCGTCGACAGACAAAACACATCCTCCACCGGTCTTTACGGTTTTGACCACTTGAAGTCCCCTAAAGGCTTCCAACGCTTCGTCGATGAAGCCATTGAGAG GTCATCGGAGCTGATTGATTATATATCTGGCATGCCATCTTCAGCTGAAATAATCCGAGCCATGGACGAGATTTCGGACAct GTCTGTTCTGTTGTTGATTCCGCTGAACTCTGTAGACAAACTCATCCAGCTAg aGGATTTGTCGAGGAGGCTAACAAAGCATCGATGAAAATTAAT TTTCTCAATACAAATCATACTCTTTATAATGCGGTGAAAAAGGCAGAGCAAGATGGTCATTTGCTTACTGAGGAAGCTCGTAGAGCAGCTCTCCACTTACGTATTGACTTTGAGAAGGGTGGCATTCATCTCCCTTCTG GAAAATTAGACCGAGTTAATCAGCTAAATATGGACGCTCATAAGCTATGCAGAGA GTATGGTGAAAATATTATTAACGACCCAGGTTATGTGGATATCTTTCCAGCATCACGCATCCCAAGACAAATACAACATCTCCTTAAGCCTATCTATCGTCTGACATCTGGAGTGTCAAAGGAGTCCTTAGGCTCATATGAAGATGAACAAGAAGAGGTTTTCCGGATCATGACAGAGCCACGTACTCTATTCTCTGTTCTACAATTGACACCAGATGAACAG GTTAGGAAAATGGCATATTTGAAAGGGAATTCCGTCCCACATGCAAACCATGAAGTTCTTGATAAACTTATAAATTCCAGGCATGAGCTTGCTCAG ATAATGGGCTGTAAATCCTATGCTGAATTTGTAATGCAACTAAACATGGCTTCATCACCAGAGGTGGTGGTATCCTTTTTGCTTGAGATGAGCAACATGGTCAAAGAAAAGGCAGATGAG GAGTTTAATACAATCAGAAATTTGAAGAGAGATGTATGTGGCCAAAGATGTGTAGATCTAGAACCATGGGATGAGGCATACTACACAACAATGATGAAATCTTCTGCCTATAGTTTGGACTCCGCT GTTGTGGCATCATATTTCTCTCTGCCACAGTGTATTGAGGGCTTGAAACTTCTGGTAAAGTCACTCTTTGGTGCAAGATTTGATAGCGTTCCCATGGCACCTGGTGAATCATGGCATCCTGATGTGCTTAAAATGTGTATCCATCATCCTGAAGAG GGTGACTTAGGGTTTCTGTACCTTGATCTATTCTCAAGGAAAGGCAAATATCCAGGTTGTGCCACTTTTGCAATTAAAGGAGGACGAAAAATATCTGAAACTGAATATCAACTCCCT GTTATGGCCCTTGTTTTCAATTTTTCAAGGTCGCATGATTCATCAATTGTGAGGCTTAATCACGGTGAACTAGAAACTTTGTTTCATGAGTTTGGACATGCTCTTCATGCATTGCTCTCAAGAACG GATTACCAACATTTTGCAGGCACAAGAGTGGCTCTTGACTTTGCTGAGACACCTTCGAACCTATTTGA GTACTATGCTCGGGATTACCGAGTCCTGAAAAAATTTGCTAGACATTATTCAACAGGAGAAGTAATACCTGAGAAGTTGGTAAAGTCGCTAAATGGTGCAAGAGACATGTTTGCAGCAACCGAATTGCAACGTCAG ATATTTTATTCTTTGGTTGACCAAACACTTTTCGGAGAACAATTGTCTGTGCCAAGAGACACCAATTCTATTGTTGCCCATTTGAAAAGACAACACAGCAATGAGAAGCATGTTGAGGGGACACACATGCATATCCGATTCAGTCACTTTCTCACCTACGGTGCTG GTTACTACAGCTACTTGTATGCCAAATGTTTCGCGGCAACCATATGGAAAAAGCTATGCCAAGAGGACCCTCTATCACCGACAACCGGAACATTGCTCAGAACAAAACTTTTGCAATACGGAGGAGCCAAAGAACCCGCTGATTTGCTGACCGATCTAGTTGGTGATGGGATCATAAGGTATCATAATGGAGGGATTGTTCCTGATGTCACAAGTTGTTTGGAAGAAATGAAACTCCTTGATGACAAAAATCGGCATATAGGTAAGTGA
- the LOC108454634 gene encoding protein EXORDIUM-like 3, producing the protein MHRPSLLLTLLTLLTLLTAAPLPAIGYRPLPHLKPNSSDTRFGDSKKYEGSSEFVHLRYHMGPVLTGSITVHTIWYGKWQKSQKKIIREFIGSFSAFNAKHPSVAGWWDTVRLYTDQTGANISRTVRLGEEKNDRFYSHRKSLTRLSIQSVIKSAVTAKTKPLPINPSNGLYLLLTSDDVYVEDFCGQVCGFHYFTFPSIVGYTLPFAWVGNSAKLCPGICAYPFAVPEYMQGLKPLKSPNGDVGVDGMISVIGHEVAELATNPLVNAWYAGQDPVAPVEIADLCEGIYGTGGGGSYMGQLLNGKDGATYNMNGIRRRYLVQWLWNHVVSYCTGPNALD; encoded by the coding sequence ATGCACCGTCCTTCACTACTTCTAACCCTCCTCACTCTTCTTACACTGCTAACAGCAGCTCCACTTCCGGCCATTGGGTATCGTCCATTGCCTCACTTAAAACCCAACAGCTCCGATACAAGATTCGGTGACTCCAAGAAATACGAGGGTTCCTCGGAGTTCGTCCACTTAAGATACCACATGGGTCCAGTACTCACCGGTAGCATTACCGTTCACACGATCTGGTACGGCAAGTGGCAGAAATCCCAAAAGAAGATAATCCGTGAGTTCATCGGTTCGTTCTCCGCCTTCAATGCTAAGCATCCTTCGGTTGCCGGATGGTGGGATACCGTACGGCTTTACACCGACCAAACGGGAGCCAATATTTCCCGTACGGTGCGTTTAGGGGAAGAGAAAAACGACCGTTTTTACTCCCACCGGAAGTCACTCACTCGCTTGTCGATACAGTCCGTTATAAAAAGCGCGGTAACCGCCAAAACCAAGCCGTTGCCTATAAATCCCAGCAATGGGCTTTACTTATTGCTCACATCAGATGACGTGTACGTCGAGGATTTTTGCGGCCAAGTTTGCGGGTTCCATTACTTCACATTTCCGTCCATCGTGGGATACACGCTCCCGTTTGCGTGGGTGGGTAACTCAGCGAAGCTTTGTCCGGGAATATGTGCTTACCCGTTCGCCGTACCGGAGTACATGCAAGGGTTGAAGCCGTTAAAGTCACCCAACGGTGACGTGGGAGTGGACGGGATGATAAGTGTGATCGGACACGAGGTTGCTGAGCTGGCAACTAACCCATTGGTGAATGCTTGGTACGCGGGACAAGATCCCGTGGCTCCCGTGGAAATAGCGGATTTATGCGAGGGTATTTATGGAACTGGAGGTGGTGGTTCTTACATGGGACAGTTATTGAACGGTAAAGATGGTGCCACGTATAATATGAATGGGATCAGACGGAGGTATTTGGTTCAGTGGCTTTGGAACCATGTTGTAAGTTACTGTACTGGCCCTAATGCTCTTGATTAG
- the LOC108454288 gene encoding zinc finger BED domain-containing protein DAYSLEEPER, translating into MEWSVNNAFKSYKDMEPKSTMDMVLIPNMDTIDIVLGSSEKGNVVPSAKPRKKTMTSVYLKYFETAPDGKTRRCKFCGQSYSIATATGNLGRHLSNRHPGYDKTGENVSSSAPQPSTTPTVIKKPQPQGRAPQVDYDHLNWLLIKWLILATLPPSTLEEKWLANSFKFLNPSIQLWPGEKYKAVFREVFRSMREDVRASLEQVSSKVSIALDFWSSYEQIFYMSITCQWIDENWSFQKVLLDICQVPYPCTGSEIYNSLVKVLKMYNIENKVLSCTHDNSQNAIHACHALKEDLDGQKMGPFCFIPCAARTLSLIIDDALRTTKPVIAKVREFVQELNASLDISEDFIQLATAYKEGSWQFPLDASARWSGSYQMLDIVQKAGKSMDAVVRKNEEMLGNRMLLNTAEKNVVNIVHNYLEPFYKVISEICVNTPPTIGMVIVYMDHISDTITTRQPPDWLKNPAEDMAKKLRSYNNQVCNIFIHMTAILDPRIKCELIPESLNSENYLEEARAHFVRNYYTTPFSSMTSGYSSQDIEDGGAVSFAEEIARKKRRASMSNATDELTQYLSESPAPTKTDVLEWWKVNSTRYPRLSAMARDFLAVQATSVKPDELFCSKGDEIDKQRFCMPHDSTQAILCIKSWTQGGLKLKYKSTEIDYERLMEMAAAAAADISLAGMDKKQK; encoded by the exons ATGGAGTGGAGTGTAAACAATGCCTTCAAGAGTTACAAAG ATATGGAACCCAAAAGCACAATGGATATGGTGCTCATTCCTAATATGGATACAATTGATATTGTACTTGGTTCTTCAGAAAAGGGAAATGTTGTCCCCTCGGCAAAGCCTAGGAAGAAGACAATGACATCGGTTTACCTCAAGTATTTCGAGACAGCTCCTGATGGGAAAACTAGGAGGTGCAAGTTTTGTGGTCAGAGCTATTCTATTGCAACTGCAACAG GCAATTTAGGAAGACACCTTAGTAATCGGCATCCTGGGTATGATAAGACAGGGGAGAATGTTTCTAGTTCAGCACCACAGCCGTCCACCACCCCCACCGTAATCAAGAAACCTCAACCACAAGGAAGAGCACCTCAGGTCGATTATGATCATCTGAACTGGTTGCTTattaaatggcttattttagCTACTCTACCTCCTTCAACTTTAGAGGAAAAGTGGTTAGCAAACTCCTTTAAATTTTTGAATCCATCAATACAACTATGGCCAGGTGAGAAGTACAAGGCAGTATTCCGCGAAGTTTTCAGGAGCATGAGAGAAGATGTTAGAGCATCTTTGGAACAGGTTTCTTCCAAAGTCTCGATTGCTCTTGATTTCTGGAGTTCATATGAGCAAATATTTTACATGAGCATCACATGTCAGTGGATTGACGAAAACTGGTCCTTCCAAAAGGTGCTTCTCGATATATGTCAGGTACCTTACCCTTGTACCGGCTCCGAAATATATAACTCGCTGGTAAAGGTTCTTAAGATGTACAATATTGAGAATAAAGTTCTCTCATGCACCCATGATAATAGTCAAAATGCTATCCATGCTTGCCATGCTTTAAAGGAGGACTTGGATGGTCAGAAAATGGGGCCTTTCTGTTTTATCCCTTGTGCCGCTCGTACGTTGAGTTTGATTATAGATGATGCATTAAGAACAACGAAACCCGTTATTGCCAAGGTCCGGGAATTTGTACAAGAGTTAAATGCATCCTTAGATATCTCAGAGGATTTCATTCAATTAGCAACAGCTTATAAAGAAGGTAGTTGGCAATTTCCGCTTGATGCTTCAGCACGGTGGAGTGGCAGTTACCAAATGCTTGATATTGTTCAGAAG GCCGGGAAGTCGATGGATGCCGTTGTAAGGAAGAACGAAGAGATGTTGGGTAATCGGATGTTGCTGAATACTGCAGAGAAGAATGTTGTCAATATTGTTCACAATTACCTGGAGCCTTTCTACAAAGTCATTAGTGAGATATGTGTAAACACCCCACCTACGATCGGGATGGTTATTGTCTACATGGATCACATTTCGGATACAATCACAACACGACAACCACCAGATTGGCTAAAGAATCCTGCCGAAGACATGGCCAAAAAGCTCAGAAGTTACAACAACCAAGTTTGCAACATATTCATCCATATGACAGCCATTCTCGATCCCCGTATTAAATGTGAACTCATACCTGAGAGTCTCAACTCCGAAAACTATTTAGAAGAAGCACGAGCCCATTTTGTAAGAAATTATTACACCACCCCTTTTTCATCCATGACAAGTGGATACTCTTCTCAAGATATAGAAGATGGAGGAGCTGTTTCTTTTGCCGAGGAGATCGCTCGAAAGAAACGAAGAGCAAGCATGAGCAATGCCACCGACGAACTCACCCAGTATCTTTCCGAGTCACCAGCTCCTACAAAGACGGATGTCTTGGAATGGTGGAAGGTCAATAGTACGCGTTACCCTCGGCTCTCCGCGATGGCTAGAGATTTCTTAGCTGTCCAAGCAACTTCGGTTAAACCCGATGAACTGTTTTGCAGTAAAGGTGACGAGATCGATAAGCAACGATTCTGCATGCCACATGATAGCACACAAGCTATCCTTTGTATTAAATCATGGACTCAAGGAGGTCTCAAGTTAAAATATAAGTCAACCGAGATCGACTATGAGAGATTGATGGAAATGGCAGCCGCTGCAGCTGCGGATATTAGCTTGGCTGGTATGGATAAGAAACAAAAATGA
- the LOC108455973 gene encoding uncharacterized protein LOC108455973 — protein MDSSEHGSTSPKQRLTVGLVVSFKALWAKHAGRVSKKLKPKHNEFGSLSDSPRSLAVKSPGPKRLLTTLSNKAIKLVNRKKAGEKTGKEEEEIGDGGVWQRAILMGDKCQPLDFSGVIYYDSKGNQVEELPFRSPRASPMPAYLTSKKTFC, from the coding sequence ATGGATTCATCGGAACATGGCTCTACCTCACCGAAGCAGCGGTTAACTGTCGGCCTCGTCGTTTCATTCAAGGCTCTATGGGCCAAGCACGCCGGCCGAGTTTCAAAAAAGCTGAAGCCAAAGCATAATGAGTTCGGCTCACTTTCCGATTCTCCGAGATCCTTGGCTGTGAAATCTCCGGGACCGAAGCGGCTATTGACGACGCTTAGCAACAAGGCGATCAAGCTGGTGAACCGGAAAAAGGCCGGTGAGAAAACCGGGAAGGAAGAGGAGGAGATCGGAGACGGCGGAGTATGGCAAAGAGCGATCCTGATGGGAGATAAATGTCAGCCGCTAGATTTTTCAGGTGTGATCTATTACGATAGCAAAGGAAATCAAGTGGAAGAGTTGCCGTTTCGTTCCCCACGTGCTAGTCCGATGCCTGCTTACCTCACCTCAAAGAAGACTTTCTGTTAG